A genome region from Microbacterium profundi includes the following:
- a CDS encoding Zn-ribbon domain-containing OB-fold protein yields the protein MTETTVLPSPAPTIDPETKPYWDATLRGKLLIRRCNACGEAHWYPRTLCPFCGSFDTEWLETAGQGEIYTFAITRKGLGHYSGVGPYVLAFVTLDEGPSMLTNIIECDVDDVQIGDRVEVVFHKTNAEAALPRFRPVAR from the coding sequence ATGACCGAGACAACAGTGCTGCCCAGCCCGGCGCCCACGATCGACCCGGAGACCAAGCCGTACTGGGATGCCACCCTCCGGGGCAAGCTGCTGATCCGGCGCTGCAATGCGTGCGGCGAGGCACATTGGTACCCGCGTACACTATGCCCGTTCTGCGGATCGTTCGATACCGAGTGGCTTGAGACGGCAGGTCAGGGCGAGATTTACACATTCGCGATCACCCGCAAGGGCCTCGGCCACTATAGCGGCGTCGGCCCATACGTGCTCGCTTTTGTCACTCTTGACGAGGGTCCCTCGATGCTCACCAACATCATCGAATGCGACGTAGATGATGTGCAGATAGGGGACCGAGTGGAGGTTGTGTTCCACAAGACCAACGCCGAGGCGGCACTTCCTCGGTTCCGCCCCGTCGCGCGATAA
- a CDS encoding AAA family ATPase — translation MIRTASFVSVADVHERLASVGYLPSQAVATTVFLASELGKPLLVEGPAGVGKTALAQAVSDATGSPLVRLQCYEGVDEARALYEWNHAKQLLRITASKDESWDETSADIFSEEFLLARPLLTAIRNEVPTVLLIDETDKADIEIEGLLLEVLGEFQITIPEMGTVRARQRPFVVLTSNASRELSEALRRRCVFLHIDYPDSDLEERIIRAKVPDLEDSLTTSIVRVVNALRGLPLRKAPSVSETIDWAHTLLALGAVALDEHMMRNSLGVILKHRSDHEKAQRLVGMESVLAP, via the coding sequence ATGATCCGCACTGCGTCCTTCGTCTCTGTCGCCGATGTGCACGAGCGTCTGGCCTCGGTAGGCTACCTACCTTCCCAGGCGGTCGCGACTACCGTGTTCCTTGCGAGCGAGTTGGGCAAGCCCCTGCTGGTCGAGGGCCCCGCAGGAGTTGGCAAGACGGCGCTCGCGCAAGCGGTTTCTGACGCGACCGGATCGCCACTCGTCCGGCTGCAATGCTACGAAGGGGTGGATGAGGCGCGAGCACTTTACGAATGGAACCACGCGAAGCAGTTGTTGCGCATCACAGCTTCGAAGGATGAGAGCTGGGACGAGACCAGTGCCGATATCTTCAGCGAGGAGTTCCTGCTGGCCCGGCCCCTGTTGACCGCCATCCGCAACGAAGTGCCGACGGTACTGCTGATCGATGAGACTGATAAGGCCGACATCGAGATTGAGGGCCTTCTGCTGGAAGTCCTGGGAGAATTCCAGATCACGATTCCCGAGATGGGGACGGTGCGGGCACGCCAACGGCCTTTCGTGGTGCTGACGTCCAACGCCAGTCGCGAGTTGTCGGAGGCGCTGCGCAGGCGGTGCGTCTTCCTGCACATTGACTATCCGGACAGCGACCTTGAGGAACGCATCATCCGGGCGAAGGTTCCCGATCTCGAGGACTCGCTCACGACGTCGATCGTGCGGGTCGTCAATGCCCTGCGCGGGTTGCCGCTGCGCAAAGCTCCTTCCGTCTCGGAAACGATCGACTGGGCCCACACCCTGCTCGCGTTGGGCGCCGTCGCGCTCGACGAACACATGATGCGAAACTCACTTGGGGTGATTCTCAAGCACCGCTCGGACCACGAGAAGGCACAGAGACTAGTGGGTATGGAAAGCGTTCTCGCGCCATGA
- a CDS encoding VWA domain-containing protein, whose protein sequence is MTEGGHAVTDDAYGLQQRLVDFVNALRTKGIMAGTGDTIDAAYAITRVGVTDRSILREGLAGTLTRKHSERQTFDEVFDIYFPRRVGRSRSTEQVPADLGVGTLRDMLVEALAAADLYALDELAEIAVDRFGLIAGDRPGWSSKQTLDKVQPQNLLARIMDMRGDDDAVIELGGASPRDHVRYLIERFRQHVDGESRRRTTETRGRERMVLSAVQAQIERIDFLSASAEQVDEMRRSVRPLARRLATRLAAKRRHRYRNTIDIRQTMRKSMSTGGTPIDLVYSKPHPRRPDLVLLCDVSSSVSGFSGFTMLLVQAMKNQFKKIKVYAFINAMADVTDLISVDGDEDGEQLHARIVGSARVQSAASSSDYGAAFAEFVARDLESVGTRSSVLILGDARTNHRDPGLGPLSEIRARSNRTFWLNPEREKMWGTGDSAAFDYANVVEMHECSSIAQLGEFVSAMLPST, encoded by the coding sequence ATGACAGAGGGCGGACACGCCGTCACGGACGACGCTTATGGCCTGCAGCAACGACTCGTCGACTTCGTCAATGCACTGCGGACCAAGGGGATAATGGCTGGTACGGGCGATACGATCGATGCGGCGTATGCGATCACCCGGGTGGGCGTCACCGATCGAAGCATCCTGCGCGAAGGGCTCGCGGGCACTCTGACGCGAAAGCACAGCGAGCGACAGACCTTCGACGAAGTCTTCGACATCTACTTCCCGCGACGCGTCGGTCGGTCCCGTTCCACCGAGCAGGTCCCCGCTGACTTAGGCGTCGGCACATTGCGTGACATGCTGGTCGAAGCACTCGCGGCCGCGGATCTCTACGCACTGGACGAACTCGCCGAGATAGCCGTCGATCGATTCGGGCTGATCGCCGGTGATCGTCCTGGGTGGTCCTCGAAGCAGACGCTCGACAAGGTGCAACCCCAGAACCTCCTCGCGCGCATCATGGACATGCGCGGCGACGACGACGCCGTCATCGAATTGGGCGGTGCCTCACCCCGCGACCACGTGCGATACCTCATAGAACGCTTCCGGCAGCACGTAGATGGGGAGTCCAGGCGACGCACTACCGAGACGCGCGGGCGTGAGCGCATGGTTCTTTCCGCGGTGCAGGCGCAGATCGAACGGATCGACTTTCTGAGCGCCAGCGCCGAGCAGGTCGACGAGATGCGCCGCAGCGTGCGACCGCTTGCTCGCCGGCTGGCGACTCGGCTCGCGGCGAAGCGGCGACACAGGTATCGAAACACGATCGACATCCGGCAGACGATGCGCAAGTCCATGTCAACCGGCGGGACTCCCATCGACCTTGTCTACTCGAAGCCGCACCCGCGTCGACCGGACCTGGTTCTGCTGTGCGACGTCTCCAGCTCCGTGTCGGGCTTCTCCGGCTTCACGATGCTCCTTGTACAGGCGATGAAGAACCAATTCAAGAAGATAAAGGTATACGCCTTCATCAATGCGATGGCGGACGTAACCGACCTCATCTCCGTCGACGGCGACGAGGACGGTGAGCAACTGCACGCGCGAATTGTTGGGAGTGCGCGCGTGCAGAGCGCAGCCTCGAGCAGCGACTATGGTGCCGCCTTTGCTGAGTTCGTAGCTCGCGACCTGGAGTCGGTTGGTACGCGTAGTTCGGTGCTCATCCTCGGCGATGCACGCACTAACCACCGCGATCCAGGCCTCGGCCCGCTCAGCGAGATCCGGGCGCGGTCGAATCGAACGTTCTGGCTCAATCCCGAACGAGAGAAGATGTGGGGAACGGGTGACTCCGCGGCATTCGACTACGCCAACGTAGTCGAAATGCACGAGTGTAGTTCGATCGCACAACTTGGCGAGTTCGTCAGCGCGATGCTTCCGTCGACGTAG